In Primulina huaijiensis isolate GDHJ02 chromosome 6, ASM1229523v2, whole genome shotgun sequence, a single window of DNA contains:
- the LOC140978663 gene encoding probable F-box protein At4g22030 has translation MATLKSSSLLKPCMSSSSQQKRVIRAAINIPKRVTSISLPELRTRGFDGVELHSSIEKRPSPISINTGFKRFENNGADPLVMSKIYAILEAVADRVEMHNNIGDERTNWNSLLLNSINAITLAAATMAGIAAISAGAPVAALKLSSCSMYVAATGMLSIVNKIQPSQLAEEQRNAARLFKQLQNQIQTMISVGNPTAVDVKDLMEKVLALDKAYPLPLLGVMLEKFPETVEPAVWWPTERRGRQSKGPCGNKDFNGWNMKLEEEMREIVNVMRVKDREDYMRLANKALKLNKILAIMAPVLTGLAALGSAFVGSPSHGGWAVTLSVLGGVLASVVNAFEHGWQVGMVFEMYRSNAGFFKLVEESIESNLREADLERRENGELFETKVCLQLGRSFSQLRDLAVASSSKGIEIDEFASKLF, from the coding sequence ATGGCAACCTTAAAATCTTCGAGCTTATTGAAGCCATGCATGTCTTCTTCTTCCCAACAAAAAAGAGTTATCAGGGCAGCTATTAATATCCCGAAACGGGTCACCAGTATTTCTCTTCCTGAGCTCCGAACAAGAGGTTTCGATGGAGTCGAACTCCACAGCAGTATTGAAAAGCGCCCAAGTCCCATTAGTATTAACACgggatttaaaagatttgagaaTAATGGCGCAGATCCTTTGGTGATGTCAAAGATTTACGCGATCTTGGAGGCAGTTGCAGATAGAGTTGAAATGCACAACAATATCGGAGATGAAAGAACCAATTGGAACAGTCTTCTTTTGAATTCAATCAACGCAATCACTCTGGCCGCTGCCACGATGGCAGGAATTGCTGCCATAAGCGCTGGAGCTCCCGTTGCTGCTCTGAAGCTTTCTTCGTGTTCCATGTACGTGGCTGCAACTGGGATGCTATCGATCGTGAATAAAATTCAGCCGTCTCAGCTGGCTGAAGAACAGAGAAACGCTGCCAGGCTGTTCAAGCAGCTTCAGAATCAAATCCAGACGATGATTTCCGTAGGAAACCCTACGGCAGTTGATGTGAAAGATTTGATGGAAAAAGTGTTGGCTCTGGATAAAGCTTACCCGCTTCCTCTTCTTGGTGTAATGCTGGAAAAATTCCCTGAGACGGTGGAGCCCGCAGTCTGGTGGCCGACGGAGCGGCGGGGGAGACAGTCAAAAGGGCCATGCGGGAACAAAGATTTCAACGGCTGGAACATGAAATTAGaggaagaaatgagagagatagtTAACGTGATGAGAGTAAAAGATAGAGAAGACTACATGAGATTGGCCAACAAAGCACTAAAACTTAACAAAATTCTCGCAATCATGGCCCCAGTGCTGACGGGCTTAGCGGCCCTGGGTTCCGCATTCGTGGGCTCCCCTTCCCATGGTGGTTGGGCAGTTACGCTGAGCGTTTTAGGCGGCGTGTTGGCTAGTGTTGTTAATGCATTCGAACACGGCTGGCAGGTCGGAATGGTGTTCGAAATGTACCGCAGCAACGCGGGATTCTTCAAACTGGTGGAAGAATCGATTGAATCGAACCTGAGGGAAGCGGATTTGGAGAGAAGGGAGAACGGAGAACTATTTGAAACAAAGGTGTGTTTGCAGTTGGGAAGAAGCTTCTCACAGCTGAGAGATCTAGCGGTGGCGTCCTCAAGTAAAGGGATAGAGATCGATGAGTTTGCGAGCAAGCTTTTCTGA